The following proteins are encoded in a genomic region of Mahella australiensis 50-1 BON:
- a CDS encoding V-type ATP synthase subunit C yields the protein MPVDFTYAVGRTRVLETRLLDKDRIERMVAAANADEVLRVLAETAYGSIASQINADEYEIMLNARLKEAYELVRHISPTPAVADILALKYDFHNLKVLLKDRYLKQYDDEILVKLGTVDIEKLKSYMQEDDFKGMPGVLRDAIIEAQAAFEVSRDPQDIDMTLDKAYYEAVYAIADDMHSDFVKELFRRQADMINIRTFVRVKAMGKDSRFLVKALLPGGYLDETFFIELMDQTLGALIDRLRFTHYDGLVDGIAEFERTGRLTVYERLMDDKLLSYIRDNRSDPFDPAAVIGYLWALENETRIVRIIMVGKINHMPSDAIRQRIREVY from the coding sequence ATGCCTGTAGATTTTACATATGCAGTAGGGCGCACGAGGGTATTGGAAACCAGGCTTTTGGATAAAGACCGTATAGAACGCATGGTAGCAGCCGCTAACGCGGATGAGGTGTTGCGTGTCCTGGCCGAAACGGCATATGGCTCTATAGCATCGCAGATAAACGCCGACGAATATGAGATTATGCTTAATGCCAGGCTTAAAGAAGCGTATGAACTCGTACGGCACATATCGCCAACGCCGGCAGTGGCCGATATATTGGCATTAAAATATGATTTTCATAATTTAAAAGTTTTGCTTAAGGACAGGTATCTCAAGCAGTATGATGATGAGATATTGGTGAAATTGGGCACCGTGGACATTGAGAAACTTAAATCGTATATGCAGGAAGATGATTTCAAGGGAATGCCCGGTGTATTGAGAGATGCTATAATTGAGGCGCAGGCAGCTTTTGAAGTAAGCCGCGACCCTCAGGATATAGATATGACACTGGACAAGGCGTATTATGAGGCTGTATATGCCATAGCTGACGATATGCACAGCGATTTTGTAAAGGAGCTTTTCAGGCGGCAGGCCGATATGATAAATATAAGGACTTTTGTACGAGTAAAAGCCATGGGAAAGGACAGCCGATTTTTGGTCAAAGCGCTTTTGCCGGGAGGGTACCTCGATGAGACCTTCTTTATAGAGCTTATGGACCAAACATTGGGTGCCCTTATAGACAGGCTGAGGTTTACGCATTACGATGGCCTTGTTGATGGTATTGCCGAGTTTGAACGTACCGGGCGGCTTACGGTTTATGAAAGGCTTATGGATGACAAATTGCTCTCTTATATACGCGACAACAGGTCGGATCCTTTCGACCCGGCTGCTGTCATAGGATATTTGTGGGCGCTAGAGAACGAAACGCGTATAGTGCGCATAATAATGGTAGGCAAGATAAACCATATGCCTTCCGATGCCATAAGGCAGAGGATTAGGGAGGTGTATTGA
- a CDS encoding V-type ATP synthase subunit F, producing the protein MYKVGVIGDRDSVVGFRSLGLDVFAVYNFDEAAACIDTLAKEDYAVLFVTENMAEGIENVIAKYRDRVFPIITLIPSNQGVKGIGMQDLKRNVEKAVGADILFGKEG; encoded by the coding sequence TTGTATAAGGTAGGCGTGATAGGCGATAGGGATTCGGTGGTAGGTTTTCGATCGCTGGGCCTCGATGTGTTTGCCGTATATAATTTTGATGAAGCTGCGGCATGCATAGATACTCTGGCCAAAGAGGATTACGCCGTATTGTTTGTAACCGAGAATATGGCTGAAGGAATAGAGAATGTTATAGCAAAATACAGGGACAGGGTGTTCCCTATTATAACGCTTATCCCCAGCAATCAAGGGGTGAAAGGCATAGGCATGCAGGACCTTAAGAGAAATGTGGAAAAGGCTGTAGGCGCCGATATTCTATTTGGGAAAGAAGGGTGA
- a CDS encoding V-type ATP synthase subunit A → MSQGSIVKVSGPLVVAQGMGDANMYDVVRVSGMGLIGEIVEIHGDMAYIQVYEETSGLGPGEPVESTGQPLSVELGPGLIEAIYDGIQRPLNAIREQAGDRIARGVRAPSLDRDKKWHFTPVIEKGAHVTAGDIIGVVQETPIVEHRIMVPYGIEGTVEEIYEGDFTVEDTVARVAVKGGIKEITMMQHWPVRRGRPYKRKLPPDRPLITGQRVIDTLFPVAKGGTACIPGPFGSGKCVSGDTPIVLADGTLTTMDELFENALCRGKVQMQGCETLVELDQPLSVLTMDNGVGIEAQAPIVYKGKSDTLLCVRTHSGRSVKVTPVHKLFRIDDSGHIIETQAGDLKPGEFIAAPRRLKADAGDAAFELEISPNVRVMDDDVRRNISVILRNMRANGTLDSVVGLSRASAESIIYGKLTASVETVGNIYAAAELELPRFNNLRGARAGHIVRLPQKVTSELAELAGLFIAEGHIRDEGTVIFTNSEARLRQRFKDLIMKVFGIPCKDVLQSGKTPSVAVFSTTLVCIFEAMGMAGNSKHKSVPPVIMRSSDKALAAFLRGYYLGDGSFSEGEIEFSTASPRLQIAVSYALTRLGIFHTMANSGRRHRIFVRGRDNLRAFYEFTAGGFADHLKFNAIMEYVNSKKTTYTAHDIVPVGPELIERVYEAAGRPYARLKKAGIEITNYTRNGERMSADKFKKFVEITGDPTGELEQLCLYLDDFFCDEIVAIDEMEGPFDVYDVTVPETHNFIGGTGALVLHNTVVQHQLAKWADADIIVYVGCGERGNEMTDVLMEFPELKDPRSGQPLMKRTVLIANTSDMPVAAREASIYTGITIAEYFRDMGYSVALMADSTSRWAEALREMSGRLEEMPGEEGYPAYLSSRLAEFYERTGYVKCMGSQEREGTLTAVGAVSPPGGDISEPVTQATLRIVKVFWSLDAQLARARHFPAINWLLSYSLYIDNIRDWMNENVAPDWMDLRMQAMRLLQEESSLEEIVRLVGIDAISIRDRWVLEAARSIREDFLHQVAFDEVDTYTSMNKQYRMLKIIMDYYKRGQQALDEGVELDAITNLPVRERIDRAKYIKEENMNQFDDIEKQMAEQFAQLLESSKA, encoded by the coding sequence TTGAGTCAAGGCAGCATAGTCAAGGTTTCCGGACCGCTAGTGGTGGCGCAGGGCATGGGCGATGCCAATATGTACGATGTGGTGCGCGTCAGCGGTATGGGATTGATAGGAGAGATCGTCGAGATTCACGGCGATATGGCCTATATACAGGTATATGAGGAGACGTCGGGATTGGGGCCGGGAGAACCGGTGGAAAGCACCGGCCAGCCGCTCAGCGTGGAATTGGGGCCGGGCCTCATAGAGGCTATATACGATGGCATACAGCGGCCGCTTAACGCCATACGCGAGCAGGCGGGCGACCGTATAGCGAGGGGCGTAAGAGCTCCTTCTTTGGACAGGGATAAAAAATGGCATTTTACGCCGGTTATAGAAAAAGGAGCTCATGTGACGGCCGGCGATATAATAGGTGTGGTGCAGGAAACGCCTATAGTAGAGCATCGCATAATGGTGCCTTATGGGATAGAGGGCACTGTAGAAGAGATATATGAAGGGGATTTTACCGTAGAGGATACGGTGGCAAGGGTAGCTGTAAAAGGCGGTATAAAAGAGATTACAATGATGCAGCACTGGCCTGTCCGTCGCGGGCGGCCTTATAAGCGCAAACTTCCGCCAGATAGACCGCTTATTACCGGCCAGCGCGTCATAGATACCTTGTTTCCTGTGGCAAAGGGTGGTACAGCTTGCATACCAGGCCCCTTCGGAAGTGGGAAATGCGTATCAGGTGATACACCGATTGTTTTGGCCGATGGCACATTGACTACCATGGATGAGCTTTTTGAAAACGCTTTGTGCCGTGGGAAGGTGCAAATGCAGGGCTGTGAAACATTGGTAGAGTTGGATCAGCCACTATCCGTTTTGACCATGGACAATGGCGTGGGGATTGAGGCGCAGGCACCGATTGTGTATAAGGGCAAGAGCGATACATTGTTGTGCGTGCGCACACATAGTGGCCGTTCGGTTAAGGTCACACCCGTTCACAAGCTTTTCAGGATAGACGATAGCGGTCATATAATAGAAACCCAAGCGGGCGATCTTAAACCAGGCGAGTTTATAGCGGCGCCGCGCCGGCTTAAAGCTGATGCTGGCGATGCCGCGTTTGAGTTGGAGATATCGCCGAATGTACGCGTTATGGATGATGATGTGCGGCGCAATATATCGGTTATACTCCGCAATATGCGGGCTAACGGTACTTTGGATTCTGTAGTAGGGCTTAGCCGCGCATCGGCCGAGAGCATTATTTACGGTAAGCTCACGGCATCGGTAGAAACAGTGGGCAATATATACGCCGCTGCCGAGTTGGAACTACCACGGTTTAATAACCTGCGCGGCGCTCGTGCCGGCCATATAGTAAGGCTGCCGCAAAAGGTTACGTCTGAATTGGCCGAACTGGCGGGGCTTTTCATAGCCGAAGGCCATATACGCGATGAAGGAACGGTCATATTCACCAATTCCGAAGCGAGGCTGCGCCAAAGATTTAAAGACCTGATTATGAAGGTGTTCGGCATACCCTGCAAGGACGTATTGCAATCCGGAAAAACGCCGTCGGTAGCTGTGTTCAGCACGACTTTAGTTTGTATATTTGAAGCTATGGGTATGGCGGGTAATTCGAAACATAAATCAGTGCCTCCTGTTATAATGCGCTCGAGCGACAAGGCATTAGCGGCATTTTTGCGCGGATATTATCTGGGCGACGGCAGCTTTTCGGAAGGTGAGATAGAATTCAGTACAGCCAGTCCAAGATTGCAGATAGCTGTTTCTTATGCTCTGACGCGTCTGGGTATATTCCATACAATGGCCAACAGTGGGCGCAGGCATCGTATATTTGTACGCGGGCGCGATAATCTGCGTGCTTTTTATGAGTTCACGGCCGGCGGGTTTGCCGATCATTTAAAGTTCAACGCTATTATGGAATATGTGAATTCCAAGAAGACGACTTATACAGCCCACGATATAGTGCCTGTAGGGCCTGAATTGATAGAAAGGGTATATGAGGCGGCAGGCCGTCCCTATGCAAGGTTGAAGAAAGCCGGTATAGAGATAACGAATTATACGCGCAACGGCGAGAGGATGAGCGCCGATAAATTTAAGAAATTCGTTGAGATAACCGGTGACCCCACGGGAGAACTGGAACAGCTTTGTCTGTACCTCGATGATTTTTTCTGCGATGAGATAGTAGCGATCGATGAGATGGAAGGTCCGTTCGACGTGTATGATGTTACAGTGCCTGAAACTCATAATTTCATAGGGGGAACGGGCGCGTTGGTACTGCATAATACTGTGGTTCAGCACCAGCTGGCTAAGTGGGCTGATGCCGATATAATTGTATATGTAGGCTGCGGTGAGCGCGGCAACGAGATGACCGATGTTTTGATGGAGTTTCCGGAGCTAAAGGATCCTAGGAGTGGCCAGCCTCTCATGAAGCGCACAGTCCTCATAGCAAATACGTCCGATATGCCGGTGGCCGCGCGTGAGGCTTCCATATATACCGGCATAACCATAGCGGAGTATTTCCGCGATATGGGGTACAGCGTGGCGCTAATGGCCGATTCCACATCGCGCTGGGCCGAGGCTCTGCGCGAGATGTCCGGCCGACTGGAGGAGATGCCGGGTGAAGAAGGCTACCCTGCTTACCTGTCCAGCCGTCTGGCCGAGTTCTATGAGAGGACCGGTTATGTAAAATGCATGGGCAGCCAGGAGAGAGAGGGAACGCTTACGGCGGTAGGTGCCGTTTCGCCGCCCGGCGGCGACATATCCGAGCCGGTGACCCAGGCGACGTTGCGCATAGTCAAGGTATTCTGGAGCTTGGATGCCCAGCTTGCGCGTGCCAGGCATTTCCCAGCTATAAATTGGTTGCTAAGCTATTCGCTTTATATAGATAATATACGGGATTGGATGAACGAGAATGTGGCGCCGGATTGGATGGATTTGAGAATGCAGGCCATGAGGCTGTTGCAGGAGGAGTCGTCGCTGGAAGAGATAGTGCGCTTGGTGGGTATAGACGCCATATCAATACGCGATCGCTGGGTACTGGAAGCGGCACGCTCAATACGCGAGGATTTCCTGCATCAGGTGGCATTCGATGAGGTCGATACTTATACCTCGATGAATAAGCAGTACCGCATGCTCAAAATTATAATGGATTATTATAAGCGAGGCCAGCAGGCATTGGACGAGGGAGTGGAACTGGATGCTATCACCAACCTGCCAGTTAGAGAACGCATAGACCGGGCCAAGTATATAAAAGAAGAAAACATGAACCAATTCGATGATATAGAGAAACAAATGGCTGAGCAGTTTGCACAGCTTTTGGAAAGCAGTAAGGCGTAA
- a CDS encoding V-type ATP synthase subunit B, whose amino-acid sequence MLKEYRTIREAAGPLALVEQVEGAKYNELVEIEEADGNIRRGRVLEVDAGKALVQLFEGSQGLNIAGSRARFLGKGIELAVSPDILGRVFDGLGRPNDDGPKIIPDKRMDINGEPMNPTARDYPSEFIQTGISAIDGLNTLVRGQKLPIFSGSGLPHAQLAAQIARQAKVLEGESRFAVVFAAIGITFEEANFFISDFQRTGAIERACVFINLANDPAIERISTPRTALTAAEYLAFDLGMHVLVIMTDMTNYAEALREVSAARKEVPGRRGYPGYLYTDLASMYERAGRIKGKEGSITLIPILTMPEDDITHPIPDLTGYITEGQIILGRELFRKGVTPPIDVLPSLSRLKDKGIGRGKTREDHADTMNQLFAAYARGKQAKELSVILGEAALSDTDKIYAKFADGFEEEYISQGWDANRSIEQTLDIGWKLLSILPRTELRRIRDEFLDKYLGDTQKADSGV is encoded by the coding sequence ATGCTAAAGGAATACAGGACCATACGCGAGGCGGCCGGCCCTCTTGCGCTGGTCGAACAGGTAGAAGGTGCTAAATACAACGAGCTAGTGGAGATAGAGGAGGCCGATGGCAATATACGCCGCGGTAGGGTGCTGGAAGTGGACGCCGGTAAGGCGCTGGTGCAGCTCTTTGAAGGCTCTCAAGGCCTGAATATAGCCGGTAGCCGGGCCAGGTTTCTCGGCAAAGGCATAGAGCTAGCGGTATCCCCGGATATATTGGGTCGCGTATTCGATGGACTGGGACGTCCCAATGACGATGGTCCTAAGATTATACCGGATAAAAGGATGGATATAAACGGCGAACCGATGAACCCAACTGCGCGCGATTATCCATCTGAGTTTATACAAACCGGTATATCGGCCATAGACGGGTTGAATACATTGGTGCGCGGGCAAAAGCTGCCGATATTCTCTGGCTCTGGGTTGCCGCATGCACAACTTGCAGCGCAGATAGCCAGGCAGGCCAAGGTATTGGAGGGTGAGAGCCGATTTGCAGTGGTATTTGCGGCCATAGGTATCACCTTTGAAGAAGCCAATTTCTTCATATCGGATTTTCAGCGTACAGGTGCTATAGAGCGCGCCTGCGTATTTATAAACCTGGCCAATGATCCCGCTATAGAGCGCATATCGACGCCTAGGACGGCCCTTACGGCAGCCGAATATCTAGCATTTGATCTCGGCATGCATGTGCTGGTAATCATGACCGATATGACCAACTATGCCGAAGCACTGCGTGAGGTGTCGGCGGCGCGCAAAGAGGTTCCAGGCAGGCGAGGATATCCTGGCTATCTGTATACCGATTTGGCCAGCATGTATGAACGTGCCGGGCGCATAAAGGGCAAAGAGGGTTCTATAACCTTGATACCCATATTGACCATGCCAGAGGATGATATCACCCATCCTATACCCGACTTAACGGGCTACATAACCGAGGGACAGATTATATTGGGCCGCGAGCTGTTTAGAAAGGGCGTTACACCCCCAATAGACGTGCTGCCGTCGCTGTCGCGCCTTAAGGATAAGGGCATAGGCCGCGGCAAGACGCGCGAGGACCATGCCGATACAATGAACCAATTATTCGCCGCCTACGCGCGAGGCAAACAGGCCAAAGAGTTGTCGGTGATACTGGGAGAAGCGGCCCTTTCGGATACCGACAAAATATATGCCAAATTTGCAGATGGATTCGAGGAGGAATATATATCCCAGGGATGGGATGCCAACCGCTCGATAGAGCAAACATTGGATATCGGATGGAAACTATTGTCCATATTGCCGCGTACAGAGCTTAGACGTATACGAGATGAATTCCTCGATAAATATCTGGGCGACACCCAGAAGGCAGACTCGGGGGTGTAG
- a CDS encoding V-type ATP synthase subunit D has protein sequence MNVNPTRMELTRLKNQLAIAVRGHGLMKDKRDELMRRFMDLIRENKELREKVEVELTEALHGVLLAHAVMSREMLEEAVMYPTRRMDIDVKMINLMSVEVPSIKYKEDDSADVSMYPYGFANTSGELDSAIARLHEILPDMLELAQVEKTCQRLADEIERTRRRVNALEYIMIPQLEETIRYITMKLDENERSTLTRLMKVKEMLQERNL, from the coding sequence ATGAACGTTAATCCAACGCGCATGGAGCTTACGCGCCTTAAAAACCAGCTTGCCATCGCTGTGCGCGGGCATGGCCTCATGAAGGATAAACGCGATGAGCTTATGCGGCGGTTCATGGATCTTATAAGGGAAAATAAAGAATTACGCGAAAAGGTCGAGGTGGAATTGACCGAAGCGCTGCATGGAGTTCTGCTGGCGCACGCTGTCATGTCGCGAGAGATGCTGGAAGAGGCGGTTATGTATCCGACACGGCGTATGGATATAGATGTCAAGATGATCAATCTTATGAGCGTTGAAGTACCTTCTATAAAATATAAAGAAGATGACTCTGCCGATGTATCGATGTACCCCTACGGATTCGCGAATACGTCCGGAGAATTGGACAGCGCTATAGCCAGGCTGCACGAAATATTGCCCGATATGCTGGAGCTGGCTCAGGTGGAGAAGACGTGCCAGAGGCTGGCCGATGAGATAGAGCGTACCAGGCGGCGCGTCAATGCGCTGGAGTATATAATGATACCGCAGCTTGAAGAAACCATACGATATATAACAATGAAACTCGATGAAAATGAGCGTAGCACCTTGACTAGGCTCATGAAGGTAAAAGAGATGCTGCAGGAGAGGAATTTATAG
- a CDS encoding GH116 family glycosyl-hydrolase translates to MDNSYFIYGGKRLNEISFPLGGIGTGCIGLAGNGRLIDWEIQNRPNKGSYNGYSHFAVKVEKENEVIDTRILNGDLHPPYSGNYAASHFNSFGFGPPRAYLSGVPHFRDVEFKGEFPIAELSFIDKTFPGNVKMTAFNPFIPLHDKDSSLPAAFFEISITNTTNETLHYTVVSCMGNVNGGYNEYAKKGPAQGIKMTCIGLTPDDVRYGDLTVATDMDDVSYQEYWYRGSWFDDLEIYWSDLNKLGKFINRSYKDKGYSNGTGSGNAVDMSTLATHFSLDAGQTKNVRFILTWYYPNCANYWSQNSQQSCCGCQTSQKGQWKNYYASLFEDSFACAQYCLKNWDRLYEQTLCFKNALFSSTLPSAIIDAVSANLSILKTPTCLRLEDGSFYGFEGCHCDSGCCEGSCTHVWNYAYALPFLFPKLERSMRELDYKYNMREDGGMSFRLQLPLGSPRSSFRPCADGQFGGVIKTYREWKISGDDEWLKSLWPRVKKSIEYAWVDTNEDRWDPEQKGVLTGRQHHTLDMELFGPNSWLTGFYLAALKAGAEMASYVGDEQAAQRYTDIFRRGKAWADSNLFNGEYYYHLIDLQDKSILERFDTDKTGTLIGDSTIKAYWDEERGQIKYQVGEGCIIDQVLAQWHANLIGLGEIFDPGNTRKAVYAVYKNNFKKMREVFNPCRVFSLNDESGMIICSYPAGRKKPAISVPYAQETMNGFEYQAAEHLIQKGFIREGEEVVRAIRERYDGQKRNPWNEFECGSNYARSMASYALLLSYSGFVFDMTKHLIGFNPVIDDTPFRVFWSLESGWGTFERTEDGVELKVLYGYLDIATLRLPFIRNRHIDSIAYDVNKEANYHRNEDDIVFDSTVKIEAGSSLAIKLRS, encoded by the coding sequence ATGGATAATTCGTATTTTATTTATGGGGGAAAAAGGCTGAATGAAATATCGTTTCCGCTGGGAGGAATAGGTACGGGGTGTATAGGCTTGGCGGGAAACGGTCGGCTGATAGATTGGGAGATTCAAAACAGGCCCAATAAGGGCAGTTATAACGGATACTCTCATTTTGCCGTAAAAGTAGAAAAAGAAAATGAAGTAATAGACACGCGAATATTGAATGGTGATTTGCACCCGCCTTATTCGGGCAATTATGCCGCTTCTCATTTTAACAGCTTCGGTTTTGGGCCTCCAAGAGCCTATTTATCAGGCGTGCCGCATTTTAGGGATGTGGAATTTAAAGGGGAGTTCCCTATTGCAGAGCTGTCCTTTATAGACAAAACATTTCCGGGCAATGTGAAGATGACGGCATTTAACCCATTTATCCCGCTTCATGATAAAGATTCAAGTTTACCAGCAGCGTTCTTTGAGATATCTATAACCAATACTACAAATGAAACCCTGCATTACACTGTTGTTTCCTGTATGGGGAATGTGAATGGCGGATATAATGAGTATGCCAAAAAAGGACCGGCCCAAGGGATCAAGATGACTTGTATAGGTCTTACTCCGGATGATGTACGCTACGGAGATCTCACTGTTGCTACTGATATGGATGATGTAAGCTATCAGGAATATTGGTATAGAGGAAGCTGGTTCGATGATCTGGAAATATACTGGAGCGATTTAAATAAGCTTGGTAAATTTATCAATAGGAGCTATAAAGATAAAGGATACAGCAACGGAACAGGCTCGGGTAATGCGGTGGATATGAGCACTTTAGCGACACATTTTTCATTGGATGCGGGGCAAACTAAAAACGTGAGGTTTATTTTGACATGGTATTATCCCAACTGTGCCAACTACTGGTCTCAAAACAGCCAACAGAGTTGTTGCGGGTGCCAAACATCACAAAAAGGGCAATGGAAGAACTATTATGCGAGCTTGTTTGAAGACTCGTTTGCCTGTGCCCAATATTGCCTTAAAAATTGGGACCGATTGTATGAGCAAACTCTTTGCTTTAAAAATGCATTATTTTCATCAACACTTCCATCGGCCATTATAGATGCCGTATCAGCAAACCTATCGATACTTAAAACCCCTACGTGTTTGCGCCTGGAAGACGGATCATTTTATGGCTTTGAAGGATGTCATTGCGATAGCGGCTGTTGTGAAGGATCATGTACGCATGTATGGAACTATGCATATGCGTTGCCGTTTTTATTCCCCAAGCTGGAGCGTTCGATGCGTGAACTGGATTATAAATATAATATGCGAGAAGATGGGGGTATGTCTTTCAGGCTTCAACTTCCGCTTGGAAGCCCGCGTTCATCTTTCAGGCCATGTGCCGATGGCCAGTTCGGAGGAGTGATAAAGACATACAGGGAATGGAAAATTTCAGGCGATGATGAATGGTTGAAATCGCTGTGGCCGCGAGTAAAAAAATCTATCGAATATGCATGGGTTGATACCAATGAAGATCGCTGGGATCCGGAACAGAAAGGGGTATTGACAGGACGACAGCATCATACATTGGATATGGAACTCTTCGGGCCCAATTCATGGCTTACAGGTTTTTATCTTGCTGCCTTAAAAGCGGGAGCAGAGATGGCAAGTTATGTTGGTGATGAACAAGCCGCACAGAGATACACAGACATATTCCGTCGTGGTAAAGCATGGGCAGACTCCAACTTGTTTAACGGAGAATACTATTATCATCTGATTGATCTCCAGGATAAATCGATTCTGGAACGCTTCGATACTGATAAAACCGGTACTCTAATAGGGGATTCAACAATTAAAGCGTACTGGGATGAGGAAAGAGGACAGATCAAATATCAGGTAGGAGAAGGCTGCATTATCGACCAAGTACTGGCACAATGGCATGCCAATTTAATAGGGTTGGGAGAAATATTTGATCCGGGTAACACTCGAAAGGCTGTATATGCTGTCTATAAGAATAACTTTAAAAAGATGAGGGAAGTTTTCAATCCATGCAGAGTTTTCTCACTAAACGATGAAAGTGGCATGATAATATGCTCATATCCTGCAGGGCGGAAAAAACCAGCTATATCGGTGCCATATGCTCAGGAAACGATGAACGGTTTCGAATACCAAGCGGCGGAACATCTCATTCAGAAAGGATTTATAAGAGAAGGGGAAGAAGTGGTAAGGGCTATCCGCGAAAGATATGATGGCCAAAAGCGCAATCCATGGAATGAATTTGAATGTGGAAGCAATTATGCTAGGTCCATGGCAAGTTATGCGTTACTCCTGAGTTATTCGGGATTTGTATTCGATATGACCAAGCATCTTATAGGATTTAATCCGGTTATAGACGACACGCCGTTTCGGGTGTTCTGGTCCTTGGAATCTGGATGGGGAACTTTCGAAAGAACTGAAGATGGGGTTGAGTTAAAAGTTTTGTATGGATATTTGGATATAGCCACATTGCGTTTGCCTTTTATAAGAAACCGGCATATCGACTCGATTGCTTATGATGTGAATAAGGAAGCAAATTATCACAGGAATGAAGATGATATTGTATTTGACAGTACTGTAAAAATTGAAGCAGGTTCATCGTTGGCTATAAAGTTACGATCGTGA